The Nocardioides sp. cx-173 genome segment ACCTCGCCCTCGTGCGGCTCGGCGCCCTGAGCCTGGCGCGCGACCCGGCCACCCCGCGCTGGCGGCTCGGCCGGGCCGTCGTCACACTGGCCCTCGGCACGTCGCTGGCCGTGGTCTGGGAGATGTGCGAGTGGTTCGGGCACACGCAGATCGACGACCGGATCCAGGTCGGCTACACCGACACCATGGGCGACCTGGTCGCCGGCGGGGTCGGCTCCGCGGTGGCCGCGGTCCTCCTGGCCCGCGGGCTGCTGCTCGCGGGTGCGCGCCGATGAGCACGCCGACCGTCTCGGTCGTCATCCCGGTGCGCGACGACGCCGAGGCGCTGCGCGCGTGCCTGCGGCTCCTCGCGGTCCAGACCACGCCCCCGCTCGAGGTGGTCGTCGTGGACAACGGATCGAGCGACGAGTCGGCCGCGGTCGCCCGCGCCGGCGGGGCTCGCGTGGTCGCGGAGCCGGCGGTGGGCATCCCGAGCGCGGCCGCCACCGGGTACGACGCGGCGCGCGGCGAGGTCATCGCCCGCTGCGACGCCGACAGCCGGCCGGGCCCCGAGTGGGTCGCCAGGATCGCCGACGCCTTCGCCTCTCGCCCGGACCTCGACGCGGTGACGGGCTGGGGGTGGTTCCACGACCTGCCGCGCGGGCTGCGGTGGCCGGCCGCGGCGGCGTACCTCGGCACCTACTACGCCACCACGCACCTGGCCCTGGGTCACACCTCGCTGTGGGGCTCCAGCATGGCGCTGCGCCGCTCGGCCTGGCAGGCGGTGCGCGGGGAGGTCCATCGCGACGACCCCGAGCTTCACGACGACCTGGATCTCGCCTTCGTCCTCGGCCCCTCGCGGGTGGTGCGACTCGACCCGCGGCTGCTGGTCGGCGTGTCGGCGCGGTCGCTGCGCGGAGCCGAGCAGCGCCGCCGGCGCCTGGACCGCGCGTGGCGCACCCTGCGCGTCAACTGGGCCGTGCAGCCGCCCTGGCTGCGCTGGCAGGAGCGGTGGCGCCGAGTCACCAGGTGAGCCAGATGAGCAGCTGGGTGAGGAGGAACCCGGTCACGTAGTTGAGCCACAGGAAGCGCCGCCAGCCGCCGTGGGCGCGCTCGCAGTCGTCGTCGCGCACCGACAGGTAGGCCGCGACGTTGGCGGCGTAGGGCAACACCAGCAGCGCGCTCAGCGCCGCCGGCCAGCCGGTGGTCGCCAGCAGCAGCCCGGCCGCGACGTACGACGCCAGGGCCAGCCGCACGGTGCCCGCAGCGCCCAGCCAGGTGCCGACCGAGGCGATGCCGGCCTCGCGGTCGGCCCGGATGTCCTGCACCGCCCCGAACGCGTGCGAGGCGACGCCCCACAGGAAGAAGCCGGCGAGCGCCGCGAGGGCCTCGCGGGTCAGGGACCCGCCCGCGAGCGCGAGGCCGAAGCAGGCCGGACTGACGAAGTGGGTGCTGGAGGTCAGCGAGTCGAGGAAGGGGCGCTCCTTGAAGCGCAGCCACGGGGCGGAGTAGGCCACGACGGCGAACACCGACACCGCGAGCACCGCCGTCGAGGCGGTGTCGCCGAGCACGACGAGCGCCACGACGAACGGCAGGTTGAGGATCCCCGCGGCCCAGAGCGTCAGCCGGTGCACCCGCCGGTCGAGGACGATGCCCTCGACCCCGCCCTTGCGCGGGTTGCGCACGTCGGACTCGTAGTCGAAGACGTCGTTCACGCCGTACATCAGCAGGTTGTAGGGCACCAGGAACCACAGCACGCCGAGCACCAGCCGGAGGTCGACGCCGCCGCCGGCGAGCAGGTAGGCGGCGCCGAACGGGTAGGCGGTGTTGACCCAGCTCAGGGGTCGCGACGTGCCCACGAGCTGCGCCAGCCGCGACGGCGCCGTGGTCGGCCCCGTGGTCGGCCCGGTGGCGGCGGTCATCGGTCCCGCCCGCCGAGCAGGAGCCACACCGAGGGCAGCAGAGCGACCGCGGCGAGCGGCCACGCGAGGTCCTCGACGGGCGCCAGGATCAGCCGCACGCCGACGAGCGCGCCGTCGCCGTAGCGGAACAGGTCCGCGGCGATCATCAGGCTGTCGAACACCACCGTGAGCACGCCCATGGCGAGCACGGTCAGGCCGGTGGTCGCCCACCACCGGCGCGAGGGACGGCGCAGGACCACCGCCGTGGCCAGCACCGCGGCGGCCAGCGCCAGGAACCACACGGCGACGTCGAGATACGTCACGAGACCGACCCCTCCCGCCGACGGGAGAGCAGGCGCGCGGCCAGGCCGTGCAGGACCATCGTGGTGTAGCAGAGGAAGCCGATGAAGAAGAGCTCCTCCACGGGCAGCTCGTCGGCCACCTCGATGCCGGTCATGGCGGGGGAGTCGCCGCGGCGGTAGATCGCCTGGTCGAGCGCGGCGAGGTCCCAGACCAGGAAGAAGGCGAAGCCCACCGCGAGCACCGCGAGCGCCCGCAGCGGCCGGGCGAACAGGAACAGCCGCCAGCGCCGGTCGACCAGGCCGAGGCAGAGCGCCGAGACCAGGATGCTGGCCAGGTAGGCGAACCTCATCGCTGCGCCGAGGGGGCCGAGGGGCCGGTCGAGCGGTCGCCGCGCAGGCGCTTGAGCACCAGCTCGGCG includes the following:
- a CDS encoding glycosyltransferase family 2 protein, with amino-acid sequence MSTPTVSVVIPVRDDAEALRACLRLLAVQTTPPLEVVVVDNGSSDESAAVARAGGARVVAEPAVGIPSAAATGYDAARGEVIARCDADSRPGPEWVARIADAFASRPDLDAVTGWGWFHDLPRGLRWPAAAAYLGTYYATTHLALGHTSLWGSSMALRRSAWQAVRGEVHRDDPELHDDLDLAFVLGPSRVVRLDPRLLVGVSARSLRGAEQRRRRLDRAWRTLRVNWAVQPPWLRWQERWRRVTR
- a CDS encoding lycopene cyclase domain-containing protein gives rise to the protein MTYLDVAVWFLALAAAVLATAVVLRRPSRRWWATTGLTVLAMGVLTVVFDSLMIAADLFRYGDGALVGVRLILAPVEDLAWPLAAVALLPSVWLLLGGRDR
- a CDS encoding lycopene cyclase domain-containing protein is translated as MRFAYLASILVSALCLGLVDRRWRLFLFARPLRALAVLAVGFAFFLVWDLAALDQAIYRRGDSPAMTGIEVADELPVEELFFIGFLCYTTMVLHGLAARLLSRRREGSVS
- a CDS encoding prenyltransferase; this encodes MTAATGPTTGPTTAPSRLAQLVGTSRPLSWVNTAYPFGAAYLLAGGGVDLRLVLGVLWFLVPYNLLMYGVNDVFDYESDVRNPRKGGVEGIVLDRRVHRLTLWAAGILNLPFVVALVVLGDTASTAVLAVSVFAVVAYSAPWLRFKERPFLDSLTSSTHFVSPACFGLALAGGSLTREALAALAGFFLWGVASHAFGAVQDIRADREAGIASVGTWLGAAGTVRLALASYVAAGLLLATTGWPAALSALLVLPYAANVAAYLSVRDDDCERAHGGWRRFLWLNYVTGFLLTQLLIWLTW